The Candidatus Obscuribacterales bacterium nucleotide sequence CTCAGCTTGAACGGTATCGGTCATTACCCAAAGGGTAAGCTGGAGGACGTAGCAATTGGCAAGCATTGAGCGACGTCGAAACGCTCCAATCCTTATAGGAAGAGGTTTGAGCGACGTCAAAAAGCGGTGGCTTTCATTGAATGGAGTCCACCTACTGAGTCGTAGGGTGCTGTTAGACGCAGCAATGCACCGTCTCGTAAGGCTTTGATGCGTTATGCGCTCCCTAAGATGTTCTACGCACAACATCATCGACCTCGGGTTAGGTAATCCCATGCATACAAAAATCGGGGCGGATTCCGTCCACCCCGACCCATGGTGACTCGCAGTTTAGGAGGTACCTAAGCGCGATTCTGGTTGCGATGTAAAGACGCCACCAAACGCTGGGCTTCAACAGCATCTAAACCATGGAGCAACTCCAGCAGTTCTTTCTGAATTCTCGTTCCTTGAGGAACTTCCGCTTCCTTCATTTCAGGATGGTAGTTTTGCAGAGCTGGATTTTCACCTTCAATCGTCATACAAACGCCGCCCTCACAGTTGAGCCCCAACTGATGCCAGTAGAGGGTGGGTACGGCCCGGCCCCGCTGAGCAATATGCTCATGGTTGAGAATGTCAGACTCCAGGTAGGCCTTGGGTGACTCATAGTATTTGGTCTGCCGCGCATAGGGAACCGTAAAGCAGCCAAACACCTTGCGGTATTCTTCGGAGTCCAAAATAGCGGTAATGACATGATGCACGCCTTGCTTCATCAAAATGTCGCAGTAGTCGCGAATTTCATCTTGATTGAGCGGTGCCCGTCCCATGAAATGCTTAAAACAGAGTTCCAAAAATTTCAGGTTGGCTGAACTGTAGTAAAAGGAATCAAGGTACACACGGGAATGGCCTAGTTCCTTCAAAAAGCGGCGCACGCCAATCTTATCGGATAGAAAATCACGCTCGACTTTGGCCATGGCCTTGCGTTCATAGCTGTAAGGAACCCGTTCTAAAACTTGGCGGTAAATCTGCATCAACGCAATTTCCCGCTCTTCCCGCGACGAACGACGGCTCACCGTAATTGGCTGAAATTCATTCATAACTCAAGTCTCCAAAATTCCTGAAACAGGCGATGCATCACGATTGAATGCTGACCCCATAGATCTGAATCAAGGCAGATCCCTCGTTGTGCATCAGATCAACTAGCTGGGTCAATGACATCTACTGATTGTTTGCTTGGGCAGCGATCGCCTTGAGCAAACCTTCAAACTGGAGCAATCAAAACCTTCGGCCTGTTTACGATGGGGGAATCGTTCACGGTTGCGAATGGCTAAGGCTGGCGGCGCTGCCCCCAGCCCTGCGTTGTTATGCGTGGGATTGGAGCGTAGAAATTACGCTATCCAAATAGGGACGAATCAAATCACTCTCTGCCGGTGGCAGGGTATGGTTCACAATATCTTGCAAATAACGATAGGCCGTGGAGCAATGGTGGGTGCGTCGATAGGCCAAAATAATCGTATCCAGCCACGACATCATTTGCTCGTTGAAAAACACCTCATCATCGCGCAAGATAGACAAAGCCGTATAGCGAAGAACTTCGCTCATGTCATACTGACAGCGCTTGCCATGATTCTTAATGATCTCTGGGTTAGACTGCGCCATTTTCTGCAGGGCTTGCAGCACCATCTTGGCACTACGTTCCCGCAGATGCTCATAGGCACTCACCCGATTGGCATAGCTTTGCAGATACGCTTCTAAAGGAGCAAGCTCGGCCGTATCAAGATAGCGTCCATCAGCCTCGATAATGCTCTTTTCCAGGGTTTGATTGATGGCGTACATGGCAAATATTGGGAAATGAGAGTACAGGGATAAATGAATCAACATCAAAGCCGTTCAACAACCATCGGGTCGATCGCGCCCATTGTATTGCTAACGTGCTGAAGTAAGCACCCCTCTCGATTGGCATAAACGCCAACGTCATCGTGACTAACCCAACCCCTGAGGATATTAGATGGTAGACTCTTAGCGCTGTTGCCTACCCGATCAGGTGATTGTTAGGAATTTAAACCATGACGAGCCTAGAAAACGACAGCGACTTAGATGCTCGGTCATGCGGGGTAGATGAGTGGAGCTATAGACAGGTGATGCAGTTATCCCAATCACAGACAATATCAAACGGAACAAGAACCAGGTGGTTGAACATCAAGGGGCGAGATGCTTCAACTATCCTGCCGAACCACCGCATCATTGGGAACGATACTGTGGTCGAGAACCAATGTTTGACTGCCCTATATTCAAGATTGCCCTAGTTGCTTCAATTGAGCATCAGTTCGATGTATTTCTCAACACTTCGGATAATTTGTAACATTGATCTGAGAGATTACCTGGATGCGATCGCTGTTGAGTCCCAGTATTTCGTGAGAGCCATCAGGGTTGATACCCAGAATGTTACAAATAGTGATAAACGGTTTGTTACAAAAACCTATGACCAAGCAGCACGTTTCTGTATATATTGATACCCATCTATTGGCCGCTGTGGATCGACTCACCCCAGATCGTGATATAGCCATTGAAGATGCCCTCGCAGCTTGGTGCGATCGC carries:
- a CDS encoding phycobilisome rod-core linker polypeptide; protein product: MNEFQPITVSRRSSREEREIALMQIYRQVLERVPYSYERKAMAKVERDFLSDKIGVRRFLKELGHSRVYLDSFYYSSANLKFLELCFKHFMGRAPLNQDEIRDYCDILMKQGVHHVITAILDSEEYRKVFGCFTVPYARQTKYYESPKAYLESDILNHEHIAQRGRAVPTLYWHQLGLNCEGGVCMTIEGENPALQNYHPEMKEAEVPQGTRIQKELLELLHGLDAVEAQRLVASLHRNQNRA